The proteins below are encoded in one region of Geobacter sp.:
- a CDS encoding dinitrogenase iron-molybdenum cofactor biosynthesis protein: MLIAVASKDGKVVNQHFGHAERFLIYDVDNGKARLVDEKKVERYCSYDPDHPLRNHLLQAIAEALTGCRAVLCSQIGEAPQNAMRDLGIETYVTSGPVEPTVVELAKLL, encoded by the coding sequence ATGCTCATCGCTGTCGCATCCAAGGACGGAAAGGTGGTCAACCAGCATTTCGGCCATGCCGAACGGTTTCTGATCTATGATGTGGACAATGGCAAGGCACGGCTGGTGGATGAGAAGAAAGTGGAGCGCTACTGCTCATACGATCCCGATCATCCGCTGCGCAATCACCTTCTGCAGGCAATCGCAGAAGCACTGACCGGTTGTCGGGCAGTGCTCTGTTCCCAGATTGGCGAGGCACCGCAGAACGCCATGCGGGACCTCGGCATCGAAACCTATGTGACCAGCGGGCCAGTGGAGCCGACTGTGGTGGAACTGGCCAAGCTGCTCTGA
- the fdxB gene encoding ferredoxin III, nif-specific codes for MAYITGLRRDKTEWTPEFIKSIDDETCIGCGRCFKVCVHDVLAYEELDEDDSAKMFMKVANPGNCIGCQACGRTCSKKCFTFEPVVL; via the coding sequence ATGGCATACATCACCGGATTGCGCAGAGACAAGACCGAATGGACCCCGGAGTTCATCAAGTCCATCGACGACGAGACCTGCATCGGCTGCGGCCGCTGCTTCAAGGTCTGCGTCCATGACGTGCTGGCATACGAAGAGCTGGATGAGGACGATTCGGCCAAGATGTTCATGAAAGTGGCAAATCCCGGCAACTGCATCGGCTGCCAGGCCTGCGGCAGGACCTGCTCCAAGAAGTGCTTTACGTTCGAACCGGTCGTACTCTAG
- the nifX gene encoding nitrogen fixation protein NifX encodes MKVAFTSTNGEMIDQHFGQCTSFHVWEIGPDEAVQLPSISAITSAEDEEDRIAARAAAIAGCAIVYTMQIGGPAAAKLVARKIHPMKTNAEVPVADIVSKLQEVLQGNPPPWLKKAMHKDERRSFLDD; translated from the coding sequence ATGAAAGTGGCATTTACCAGTACCAACGGCGAAATGATCGACCAGCACTTTGGCCAGTGCACCAGTTTTCACGTCTGGGAGATCGGCCCGGACGAGGCCGTGCAGCTGCCATCCATAAGCGCCATCACCTCGGCCGAGGACGAGGAGGACCGGATCGCTGCCAGGGCCGCTGCCATTGCCGGCTGCGCCATCGTCTATACCATGCAGATCGGCGGACCGGCGGCAGCCAAGCTGGTTGCCCGGAAGATCCACCCGATGAAAACCAATGCAGAGGTGCCGGTGGCCGACATCGTGAGCAAGCTCCAGGAAGTGCTCCAGGGAAACCCGCCGCCCTGGCTCAAAAAGGCGATGCACAAGGACGAACGGAGATCGTTTCTCGACGATTGA
- the draG gene encoding ADP-ribosyl-[dinitrogen reductase] hydrolase, producing the protein MRASLPIHPGEVAARARSALLGVALGDALGAPVEFMTSGEIRAKYGVLRELVGGGWLRLKPGQVTDDTEMSLCVGRAIAAAGGWDLAGVAGQFAAWLKTRPVDVGDTCRRGIRNFMLKGDLETPFNQWDAGNGALMRMAPVALFTVGSDELLQSCTIQQAHLTHNHPLSDAACVCYGRLLHLALLGASKSRLRREVDRMLEEFATFRFDPYKGLATGYVVDTFQTVCHFFFRGRDFEECLVGAVNQGGDADTTGAIIGGLAGAYYGLESIPQRWLKRLDKRVAAELVDLAQLLLRLSPLSSQ; encoded by the coding sequence ATGAGAGCCTCGCTGCCGATCCATCCCGGAGAAGTGGCTGCCCGCGCCAGGTCTGCCCTGCTGGGTGTGGCCCTGGGCGATGCCCTGGGCGCGCCGGTGGAATTCATGACCTCCGGCGAGATCAGGGCAAAGTATGGCGTGCTGCGCGAGCTGGTGGGCGGGGGGTGGCTCCGCCTCAAGCCGGGCCAGGTCACTGATGATACCGAGATGTCCCTCTGCGTCGGCCGGGCCATTGCTGCTGCCGGTGGCTGGGACCTGGCGGGGGTTGCCGGGCAGTTTGCCGCCTGGCTGAAGACCAGGCCGGTGGATGTGGGGGACACCTGCCGTCGTGGCATCCGCAACTTCATGCTCAAGGGGGATCTGGAAACCCCGTTCAACCAGTGGGACGCGGGCAATGGCGCGCTGATGCGCATGGCCCCGGTGGCCCTCTTCACCGTCGGCAGCGACGAACTCCTCCAGAGCTGCACTATCCAGCAGGCGCACCTGACCCACAACCACCCGCTCTCCGATGCTGCCTGCGTCTGTTACGGCAGGCTCCTGCACCTGGCCCTCCTGGGCGCCTCCAAGTCGAGGCTCCGCCGCGAGGTGGACCGGATGCTGGAGGAGTTTGCCACCTTCCGCTTCGATCCCTACAAGGGGCTTGCCACCGGCTACGTGGTGGACACCTTCCAGACCGTCTGCCATTTTTTCTTCCGTGGCCGCGACTTCGAGGAATGCCTGGTGGGGGCGGTCAACCAGGGAGGGGACGCTGACACCACCGGAGCCATCATCGGCGGTCTGGCCGGGGCCTACTACGGCCTGGAGAGCATTCCCCAGCGCTGGCTGAAACGGCTGGACAAACGGGTCGCCGCAGAACTTGTCGACCTGGCCCAGCTGCTTTTGCGACTCTCCCCGCTTTCCTCGCAGTGA
- a CDS encoding ADP-ribose-binding protein encodes MRETTGNIWDYLGQAVIVITTNGHVSPNGDAVLGNGCARQARQRFPGLPAELGRLLMHGGNHVHRLGTDMASFPVEETPWSLPDLRLISRSANELRELADREGWELVVVPRPGCGGGGLAWDLVRPLLEPFFDDRFLVITNG; translated from the coding sequence ATGCGCGAAACAACAGGAAACATCTGGGATTATCTCGGTCAGGCGGTCATCGTCATCACCACCAACGGCCATGTCTCTCCCAATGGAGACGCCGTGCTCGGCAACGGCTGTGCCCGCCAGGCACGGCAGCGCTTCCCGGGTCTCCCTGCCGAACTGGGGCGCCTGCTGATGCACGGTGGAAACCATGTCCACCGGCTCGGAACGGACATGGCCAGCTTCCCGGTGGAGGAAACCCCCTGGTCGCTGCCGGATCTTCGCCTCATCAGCCGTTCTGCCAATGAGCTGCGCGAGCTCGCCGATCGCGAGGGATGGGAGCTGGTCGTCGTCCCCCGCCCCGGCTGCGGTGGCGGCGGGCTTGCCTGGGATCTGGTGCGCCCGCTCCTGGAACCGTTTTTCGATGATCGCTTCCTGGTCATCACCAACGGCTGA
- a CDS encoding N-acyl homoserine lactonase, translated as MRSGSYNLCNLPPWVIASRHFNENPQPLVIQGVRQANRFLFTKLDTIASAEERGVVFNDYMSVKFQLHHWQDQASDTARKSLKNSYLRFLRGWMMDSNSIEGAVLKGWVESRIGIPPTFHKIRIPGIHAEEYMVYAVDRTRGSERTSAINSQLDLLFEYCQYELGRAFPQAIPCIRLFRGTNDANDHEVIQTLGRREQIVRLNNLVSFTSDEERAWEFGDTVWEIMAPLAKVFFYNKLIPNSILKGEGEYLVIGGEYLVRRIMCTT; from the coding sequence ATGCGTAGCGGCTCCTACAACCTGTGCAACCTTCCCCCCTGGGTGATCGCCTCCCGCCATTTCAACGAAAACCCCCAGCCCCTTGTGATTCAAGGGGTCCGTCAGGCAAACCGCTTCCTATTCACAAAGCTCGACACCATCGCATCTGCCGAGGAGCGGGGCGTCGTCTTCAACGACTACATGTCGGTCAAATTCCAGCTCCACCACTGGCAGGACCAGGCCTCGGACACGGCCCGCAAGAGCCTGAAAAACAGCTATCTCCGCTTTCTGCGCGGCTGGATGATGGATTCCAACTCTATCGAAGGGGCGGTGCTCAAAGGATGGGTGGAGAGCAGGATCGGCATCCCGCCGACCTTTCACAAGATCCGCATTCCGGGCATCCATGCCGAAGAGTACATGGTCTATGCCGTGGACCGCACCAGGGGGAGCGAGCGGACCAGTGCCATCAATTCCCAGCTTGATCTCCTGTTCGAGTATTGCCAGTACGAGCTGGGACGGGCCTTCCCCCAGGCGATCCCCTGCATCAGGCTGTTCCGCGGCACCAACGACGCCAACGACCACGAGGTCATCCAGACCCTGGGCAGGCGGGAGCAGATCGTCCGGCTGAACAACCTGGTCTCCTTCACCTCGGACGAGGAACGGGCCTGGGAATTCGGCGACACGGTCTGGGAGATCATGGCGCCGCTCGCCAAGGTATTCTTTTACAACAAGCTGATCCCCAACAGCATCCTCAAGGGAGAAGGGGAATATCTGGTCATCGGCGGCGAGTACCTGGTGCGGCGGATCATGTGCACCACCTGA